The DNA segment CTATTTCCCTGGCGAACGTTGATTCGCAATATTGAATTTAGTTTAGAAGTTAAAGGGTTTTCCCGTAGTCAACGGCGTTCGGCTGCTATAGAATTCATAAACGAATTTGGCTTGAGCGGATTCGAACATCGGCTTCCTCAAGAGCTTTCTGGAGGAATGAAGCAAAGAGCGGCCATTGCCAGAACCCTTATTAATAAGCCCAAAGTTGTACTCATGGATGAACCTTTTGCTTCTTTGGACAGCCAGACCAGAAATGAAATGCAGGATTTCCTGCTTTCGGTTTGGCATGACCGGGAAGAAACCATCCTTTTTGTAACCCACAACGTAGACGAAGCTGTTTATTTGAGTCAAAAAATTATTGTTCTCTCACCCAGACCGGGGCGGGTGTTAGAAATTTTTGATATTGATTACCCATATCCCCGGGATAGAACAAGCCCGGAAGCAAATCGCATCCGAAAAAAAATTCTAGAATTGATAAGTTCGCAGAAAAAAAATGTTTCTACTGTTTCGTAGCGTTATTCCTGCTTAATTGTCAGTGCAACTTCCGTTACACGTTTGCCCAAGTTATACAATGTTTCCTTGCCAAAGGTATCTTGATCATATCCATCCGGGTGCCCACTCCAGAGTGTTCCGCCAAAATGAAAAGTCGAATGCCCATCGCCGACTATAATCATATCCTGGATGAACATGGCAGCATGCACAGAATGGATAGCTGTCTCCTGTCCGCCGTGCCTGAATCCTCCCACTGCAATAACCCCACCCACTACATTTCGGAGCAGCGCTCCGTTGCGACGCAAAACGACACATCGATCAAGGAAAGATTTGGCTTGGCTGCTCATTGTCCCGAAATAGACAGGGGTGGCAAGTATAAGACCTCCTAAACGCGGATCGGATAATTTTGGAATCAAGTGTTGAAA comes from the Desulfosalsimonas propionicica genome and includes:
- a CDS encoding ABC transporter ATP-binding protein; this translates as MCIEIKNISKTYVESEALGTRIAILDNINFTVDSGCFVSIVGPSGCGKTTLLKIIAGLITPNQGWAKLQGEDIQLGDERVGMVFQEYALFPWRTLIRNIEFSLEVKGFSRSQRRSAAIEFINEFGLSGFEHRLPQELSGGMKQRAAIARTLINKPKVVLMDEPFASLDSQTRNEMQDFLLSVWHDREETILFVTHNVDEAVYLSQKIIVLSPRPGRVLEIFDIDYPYPRDRTSPEANRIRKKILELISSQKKNVSTVS
- a CDS encoding flavodoxin family protein gives rise to the protein MAIKIIGVSCSPRKKQSTRFAIETCLLKIQEEFSHVEIELIDLAQLTIHGCISCEQCKNGLKCSQEDDFQHLIPKLSDPRLGGLILATPVYFGTMSSQAKSFLDRCVVLRRNGALLRNVVGGVIAVGGFRHGGQETAIHSVHAAMFIQDMIIVGDGHSTFHFGGTLWSGHPDGYDQDTFGKETLYNLGKRVTEVALTIKQE